Genomic window (Argopecten irradians isolate NY chromosome 13, Ai_NY, whole genome shotgun sequence):
ATTTTACTGATACCCGGTACAGTGTTTGAGTTCATCGCGTGATATTTTTGCGCCAACCGTTTGGAGTCATCTTTGCTTGCCTATCATATACATAAGCAACCTGGTACTGTACCACTTTGTCTACACGGCAACTATTTTTTCCCTTTCAGATTTGATATAATCCAGTcgagtattatatatatgtgaaaacacataataactaattaatatatataatgcatatatacatatctacagAGAGAGTAAACTTTGTTTTTTCATTGAACACCTTGAGAGTGCATTATATCTAGCAGCCCTTGtaaataacttggtttacagtattagagaagttcaaagtttataaatgaatattatgatttaaataatgaatattgaatatcatatgtaaatgcTTTTTGAACCCATGTAAAatctctttaaaaaaaacccaaaaatacaaaaaaaaaaagaaaagaaatgtcACACGTCTTTAGCGTTCACCTGGATCGCCACATAATACAGTTTCATCTATAAAAGTAACTATTAGGACACAATGTCTACTCTACGTTGATATCAGTGTGGTAAATGTATGTTGACTTTCTGTCGAGGAGCAGGTGTACACGGTGCGAAAGCACTACCACACGGCCAATGTCCTGTGTTATTTTGGATGCTTAggcaaataaaacaaaatctggTCCTACAGGTTCTATTAGGACATGTCATGTGCTTACATAGATCGCTGTCGTCGAATTCTATGATACATTGACACTTTGGGCATGCGCGAACTACAGGACAACCACGAACATTTACAATTATTCTTTCCTGACATGTAGTCAGTAGAGATTTGGTTTGATTCAGGCTTTTTTGACATTCTGAGTTTTTACACATCATCCATGGTGGGTTCACTAGCTGCAAGCATCTCCTACAGAATGTGTTGTTGTCACCCCTCTGCCCacaaaaataacacataaaataattttggcAGGTGGCAATGATAGCTTCATCACATTGAGGACAGAGATAGGcacttttgtttttttctagCCAGTTTGTAAACAACACGCTTAGAAACAGGAGTCTTTCATCAGCGCTCAGACAGGCCAGAACACTTACTTCCTTGAACTCCCATATGCCCTCACAGCATTTGCTGTTTCCGTCCGGTACATATGGACACTTGACTTCGATGTTTCCACTTTTGATGGCATTCCAATAATAGTTAAAGAGGTTTTCAGGAACTGTTTAAAAGGGACTGATTACGTATTACAACAGATACATATTCCATATGATATATTAACACTGTGAATTACAAAGTAATCAGAAGTCAGAAAGAAATGCTGTATAGGATATGACAGGAAGTACATGCAAGGTGTTCGGAATAAAAAGATcaatctaatttttttttttcattttgcagTTTCCATATTTTTTAAGTTGTATTTGTCGGAAATATGCAACCGGCATAGATCAAAGACACGGAGAATAACATTATTTCAGAAACAAATATTAGGTCATTCAACGTATGATTTGTGATTAATTCTTATCGTTTcgaaataataacaaaatgaatATGTTTTGGTTGAATATAACTTTTTTGTATACCGTATTCACCGAAAATAGCGCCCTTCTCCATATAAACGTCGTTACTTTTTCTGGAGAAAGTATTAAGTTGTATAAACGCCCCGATCCCATAGATTTAacgatgttttacaacatgtgatgtaTCTAACAtaagcattgtatcccatattataTGAACATGCGAGTCCTTTACATTTATATCTCGATATAATAATGTGTCCCAAAGGTTAAAAAGACATATGcatgtttattataatttttacgTTTACAACGTCCATTTTGGTTCACTAATAAGCTCCcttttgttacattttaagCGCATTAGGAGCTAATTGCGGATAATACGGTATACTTCCATGACAACTTACCGACAGCGTGCCCACAAGACATCGAAACACAGTCACCTTCCCAAAATGGGTCTGTAACGTCGGGTTCTTGTGACTTGTAGCGAGCGCCCGGGTCCCTTTTCTTTGGCCGTTGAACAACAAAGAGTTTGGTCAATCCGCCGTAATTAGAGATTGACTTCCCCTTCTCTAGAAAGGTACACTGATTCTTCACCCAAAGATCAACATCACATCGAAGACGGAGGGAATCTTTAACATGTTTGATGCATTGGGCGACATTCCAGGTCTGTCGTGGAATTCAATATTGATCTGTTAGGTACACCTATTGTCATTCCATCATTTCAATGTACAATTAACACAAACTTAAGTAACCAATGacatatattgaaaaaaagaatATCAAGAAACCTTGATAAATATGTCTGGCATCATAGAACACAAATAAGGACTCTATTAGTGTACATTCATGAAATATCCAAGAAGTTTGACTCTCTTTTAGGACGTCAAATTAGTAACATAAACAGTACTAATGTAAGAATGGTGTAAGTTTGAgcttaaatttaaattaataaaacactGATAGTAGTGTGAGAGCCCTTCTCTGTACTTgagttattgatttttttcttttgttttgaaaaaaagttaCAACTACACCGGGGACGAGCGGAATGATGAAATCAGATAGAGCATTCGGCTTTGGGCTAAAATAATCACAGGTATAATTAGAAACATACTACGAGACGATCGTACACTTTTTACATTAATGCTAAAATATATTCATCTTCCATGTTTGTTTTCgctgttttttgtttgtttccatTTTGTTTATCAAATAGGAAGCATGGCAATTTCCATACCTTTGATACCGAGGTGAAAAAATCGTTTTCTCCAAAACGCCAGATTCCGATATGATTAATCCGCAACAACTTTTTACGGAAAATGCTATCATGGACCtagaaaaaacaaatatgacattgcAATAAACGGATAAGTAGAGTAAAACGCTGTGTAGATTTAACTTACTAAGCTCTGTAATACACGTGTATGCTTAATTTTGATCACATTACATATTAACACTGTCCTctgaaaatatcttataataaaTTGAATAAAGTGTAGctaaattaatttgtaattttcagTTTCCATCTGTTGCGATtgattattttgtgtttatttcagGTATTGAAAACTAAAATCACATTTTATCCTACATTAAATACTGCCAGAAATTCAGTTACATCTTCATAATTCATATTTCGTTTTAGGTTGTTTATTCCTAAACTAGATTATGAAATTAATATCTTGagattattttcatattgtcaTGACAAGCTTACCTTCGAGGTCAATGGAGGTAAATCTCTTACCGGCTGAAATGTACATTACTTTGTATTCAATTGCCTAAGCGTTTGTTTATTGTACATACGtattatatcatagtttaaATATTAGATAGTTGAATTTAATCAGAATTTGTTGAGATCACACAATATCAGATATCAGATAATAGTATTTTTTGCTTTCTGAAAAATTATGGCTGGAACATTTATACGGTAAACATAAACTTTTCTTCTATCTATCAAGAGAACGGATTTGCATGGCTAAGATAGGTATCGAATATCAGAGATCAGAgaattatatgttttgttttctctctGATTCTAACATGTAGACGATATATTCTATTTACTCTATCAAGAGAACGGATTTGCATGACTAAGATCGGTATCAAAAAGTACTCACGTTTATAATCAGACTCTGGACTTTCTGCTGAGGACTATGCGTCTGTTTAGCATCTGAATGCATCTGAAACCGCATTTTTAACATACACATTGATTGGGCGTGGGTACACTGATTCGAAGTGTATATGTGTATTGATAAACTGggatacaatatattttatcatatattgaACTCTAACCATCTCCGTAACCTTACAATGATAATATACCGCAAACCGTTCCACATTCGTCAACATTTTTCATTCGCTTCAGAGACCGCATTTTCCGGTTCTCATACAGTGCCGTTAGACATTATAACATCATACTATTAAAGAGTTAACTGCCCAGCAACTCATATTATTTCATTTGCGAATTTATAGAAaactaattaaattaaatgttgacaaAGTCCGTAAGAAAATACACACATTTGATACTGGATTTTTGACTCTTCGCTTAGACAGCATTGGTTGTTGAGTTTCTAATTGATtctgaaattaaacaaattataaaatatacgTTCACTGGCAGTTTGAACGGAGTAATTATTAAGCACAGATAGCAATCGTTCCTTACATTTTAACAGTTTGTTAGTATGCTACTTTAAATTGCAATGcgatattttgtattattacatTTTCAGAAAGAACGTAAGGTTTTATGGTAAAGACATATGTAGTATTTTTCACCCGAGTGAAAACATCagttttgaccaatcagaacacaATACAGCATTCACAATTAAGATATGGTTTTGACTGGAATACCTGTGTTTTGAaatatcaaaccaaaatgaTAATATTCCGTGCATCgtttcagttatttttttttcattttcaatcatTGGAGCACAAATCGCAGCTGATAATAATGCATCTGTGTACTGGTATCAGTTGGCCTTTAGCTTTTAGACCAAGATTTAAAACGTAATGAATTGAATATTTGCACTCATTACAATAATATGACAGTTTCCATCACATTCGATGAAAGATAACTGCTATCCATCAAGAcacaaggaatatcctctattTCATTTTAACGGTATGAGTACGGCGTGAACACCCCGATAGTTCATTGAATAGTACAACGTCCTATCCATATCGCATGCGCATATACATGTCCATTTAGCAGatattaaaacattgaaattcgGAAAATAGATTTTCAAAAGCTCAAATGTAGGCAGTGAAatttttttactaaaatattaacatttgtcCTAGGTAGCTTTAACTTCAAAATACCAGAATTTGTTTCcctaataaaacaacagttagtgatataattttgtaaacTAGCATATGTACTCCATTTGTCCCtaacataacaaaaacattcttaACAACTAGAAATGCTCTTGGGTtaaacacatattttcaaactcatatatttaaatgtttccACAATACTCACGTTTGATATCGGATCCCTGTCAACACGCAGCCCCGGTATGGTCTGTCGAGATTCTGCTCGGttctgaaatataaaaacaagataatattatcttttgtagatcacatttttaaaattgattaaaattattaaaagagCAAAAGAGAGTTACAACACCACAAACGCTACAATCATTATTTTGACTATTCTGGGCCTTAATAtcgttaccatggcaacatATTTTAAAACTGATACTATTATATTTGGCATACCTCCTAACCCATATGCATTAATTTCCATTTAGATCCGACATTATCCGACATTatttaaatttcaaccaatcagtcACCCATTATGTTACCATGGAGACTTATCTTTTTGGAAGTGTTGCTATTTTATTCACCCTAATACAAAACCCTATGTGCCAAATTTTACATAcatctgacaatatctaaatttcaatcAGCAGCCTCctttgttgtcatggtaactaaTCTTGTTTGTCAGTGATACCATGCTATTCAGTATACCCCATCTCCCCTATATAGCAATTTTTACTTTCATCTGAAAGTTTCTGGTCGATTCTGGAGTTTCAAAAGATACTCATTTTATAGATAATCGTATTTGCATTGATAACATTGAGcacatatgaaaaataaagtaCTCATTTGATCTTCAAAACACTCACGTTTGTTTTTCGTCCTCTCTGCGGAGGGGTATACGGCTGTGGAGTGTCTTGTCGAAACtgaaattgtatttattttaatatatatataataaataagcTTATTTACCTGTAGAATTTAATGTGatttaatgtaataattatttgcaaaaaatattatagtaTCAGATCACTGCATGATAATATGTAGTTTACACATATTCCAAGTGACACAATGTTTTGAATTTCGGATAATTTCTCTAATGATGATATTATTTGCGTCTTATTAATTTGAAGTTTTCAAATTGTATCcatttaagcattaaattgccTTCTTGGGGGATTTATCGTCCTGTAATTATCTCATGATTGCAGACAAATTGAGTAACGCGTGTTAGCGCGTTATGATTAGTTCAGCAGATAGAACTATATATTAGGTCATCCTGACTatcgtagttacccaacttagcaaccaacACCGAATTAGTAAACCATTTATGTaaatacaaaggtatataattgg
Coding sequences:
- the LOC138305484 gene encoding uncharacterized protein isoform X6, which codes for MFPINGQQTISFCGQQQNFPINGQQTISFCGQQQNQNFSFCGQQQNFTTNGQQNFSFCGQQQNFPTNVQQTISFSGQQQNFTTNGQQNFSFCGQQQNFPTNVQQTISFSGQQQNFPTISQQNFSFSGQQQNFPTNGRQNFSFCGQQQNFPTNDQQTFSFSGQQQNTNYQHQQSIEFINPQGLGRPPPPAICYGIAPLVQQYTTCSYQPLRPQQNIDIFLKHNNVYGSPSPPPGFVAQQNSRYSNQLQEPLNRVKLIDHPPRYQNGPPPPPPFAAPQPVSLPPITSVLPKNTGCNDTHRQQQDDVSNVVKLPSIWTSNDDYYSDNDYHEQNHSDDGFSSNDDHDEDYYGHSSRLQTPRRHLIRSVGEINDEEDYNRPESRDIIPWLRIARNPISNDYHEQNHSDYELTSDYDHDKQYYFRQDTPQPYTPPQRGRKTNNRAESRQTIPGLRVDRDPISNNQLETQQPMLSKRRVKNPVSNMHSDAKQTHSPQQKVQSLIINPVRDLPPLTSKVHDSIFRKKLLRINHIGIWRFGENDFFTSVSKTWNVAQCIKHVKDSLRLRCDVDLWVKNQCTFLEKGKSISNYGGLTKLFVVQRPKKRDPGARYKSQEPDVTDPFWEGDCVSMSCGHAVVPENLFNYYWNAIKSGNIEVKCPYVPDGNSKCCEGIWEFKEVSVLACLSADERLLFLSVLFTNWLEKNKSAYLCPQCDEAIIATCQNYFMCYFCGQRGDNNTFCRRCLQLVNPPWMMCKNSECQKSLNQTKSLLTTCQERIIVNVRGCPVVRACPKCQCIIEFDDSDLCKHMTCPNRTCRTRFCFICLSIQNNTGHWPCGSAFAPCTPAPRQKVNIHLPH
- the LOC138305484 gene encoding uncharacterized protein isoform X4 codes for the protein MFPINGQQTISFCGQQQNFPINGQQTISFCGQQQNQNFSFCGQQQNFPTNVQQTISFSGQQQNFTTNGQQNFSFCGQQQNFPTNVQQTISFSGQQQNFTTNGQQNFSFCGQQQNFPTNVQQTISFSGQQQNFPTISQQNFSFSGQQQNFPTNGRQNFSFCGQQQNFPTNDQQTFSFSGQQQNTNYQHQQSIEFINPQGLGRPPPPAICYGIAPLVQQYTTCSYQPLRPQQNIDIFLKHNNVYGSPSPPPGFVAQQNSRYSNQLQEPLNRVKLIDHPPRYQNGPPPPPPFAAPQPVSLPPITSVLPKNTGCNDTHRQQQDDVSNVVKLPSIWTSNDDYYSDNDYHEQNHSDDGFSSNDDHDEDYYGHSSRLQTPRRHLIRSVGEINDEEDYNRPESRDIIPWLRIARNPISNDYHEQNHSDYELTSDYDHDKQYYFRQDTPQPYTPPQRGRKTNNRAESRQTIPGLRVDRDPISNNQLETQQPMLSKRRVKNPVSNMHSDAKQTHSPQQKVQSLIINPVRDLPPLTSKVHDSIFRKKLLRINHIGIWRFGENDFFTSVSKTWNVAQCIKHVKDSLRLRCDVDLWVKNQCTFLEKGKSISNYGGLTKLFVVQRPKKRDPGARYKSQEPDVTDPFWEGDCVSMSCGHAVVPENLFNYYWNAIKSGNIEVKCPYVPDGNSKCCEGIWEFKEVSVLACLSADERLLFLSVLFTNWLEKNKSAYLCPQCDEAIIATCQNYFMCYFCGQRGDNNTFCRRCLQLVNPPWMMCKNSECQKSLNQTKSLLTTCQERIIVNVRGCPVVRACPKCQCIIEFDDSDLCKHMTCPNRTCRTRFCFICLSIQNNTGHWPCGSAFAPCTPAPRQKVNIHLPH
- the LOC138305484 gene encoding uncharacterized protein isoform X7, which codes for MFPINGQQTISFCGQQQNFPINGQQTISFCGQQQNFTTNGQQNFSFCGQQQNFPTNVQQTISFSGQQQNFTTNGQQNFSFCGQQQNFPTNVQQTISFSGQQQNFPTISQQNFSFSGQQQNFPTNGRQNFSFCGQQQNFPTNDQQTFSFSGQQQNTNYQHQQSIEFINPQGLGRPPPPAICYGIAPLVQQYTTCSYQPLRPQQNIDIFLKHNNVYGSPSPPPGFVAQQNSRYSNQLQEPLNRVKLIDHPPRYQNGPPPPPPFAAPQPVSLPPITSVLPKNTGCNDTHRQQQDDVSNVVKLPSIWTSNDDYYSDNDYHEQNHSDDGFSSNDDHDEDYYGHSSRLQTPRRHLIRSVGEINDEEDYNRPESRDIIPWLRIARNPISNDYHEQNHSDYELTSDYDHDKQYYFRQDTPQPYTPPQRGRKTNNRAESRQTIPGLRVDRDPISNNQLETQQPMLSKRRVKNPVSNMHSDAKQTHSPQQKVQSLIINPVRDLPPLTSKVHDSIFRKKLLRINHIGIWRFGENDFFTSVSKTWNVAQCIKHVKDSLRLRCDVDLWVKNQCTFLEKGKSISNYGGLTKLFVVQRPKKRDPGARYKSQEPDVTDPFWEGDCVSMSCGHAVVPENLFNYYWNAIKSGNIEVKCPYVPDGNSKCCEGIWEFKEVSVLACLSADERLLFLSVLFTNWLEKNKSAYLCPQCDEAIIATCQNYFMCYFCGQRGDNNTFCRRCLQLVNPPWMMCKNSECQKSLNQTKSLLTTCQERIIVNVRGCPVVRACPKCQCIIEFDDSDLCKHMTCPNRTCRTRFCFICLSIQNNTGHWPCGSAFAPCTPAPRQKVNIHLPH
- the LOC138305484 gene encoding uncharacterized protein isoform X5; this translates as MFPINGQQTISFCGQQQNFPINGQQTISFCGQQQNQNFSFCGQQQNFPTNVQQTISFSGQQQNFPTISQQNFSFCGQQQNFTTNGQQNFSFCGQQQNFPTNVQQTISFSGQQQNFTTNGQQNFSFCGQQQNFPTNVQQTISFSGQQQNFPTNGRQNFSFCGQQQNFPTNDQQTFSFSGQQQNTNYQHQQSIEFINPQGLGRPPPPAICYGIAPLVQQYTTCSYQPLRPQQNIDIFLKHNNVYGSPSPPPGFVAQQNSRYSNQLQEPLNRVKLIDHPPRYQNGPPPPPPFAAPQPVSLPPITSVLPKNTGCNDTHRQQQDDVSNVVKLPSIWTSNDDYYSDNDYHEQNHSDDGFSSNDDHDEDYYGHSSRLQTPRRHLIRSVGEINDEEDYNRPESRDIIPWLRIARNPISNDYHEQNHSDYELTSDYDHDKQYYFRQDTPQPYTPPQRGRKTNNRAESRQTIPGLRVDRDPISNNQLETQQPMLSKRRVKNPVSNMHSDAKQTHSPQQKVQSLIINPVRDLPPLTSKVHDSIFRKKLLRINHIGIWRFGENDFFTSVSKTWNVAQCIKHVKDSLRLRCDVDLWVKNQCTFLEKGKSISNYGGLTKLFVVQRPKKRDPGARYKSQEPDVTDPFWEGDCVSMSCGHAVVPENLFNYYWNAIKSGNIEVKCPYVPDGNSKCCEGIWEFKEVSVLACLSADERLLFLSVLFTNWLEKNKSAYLCPQCDEAIIATCQNYFMCYFCGQRGDNNTFCRRCLQLVNPPWMMCKNSECQKSLNQTKSLLTTCQERIIVNVRGCPVVRACPKCQCIIEFDDSDLCKHMTCPNRTCRTRFCFICLSIQNNTGHWPCGSAFAPCTPAPRQKVNIHLPH
- the LOC138305484 gene encoding uncharacterized protein isoform X8 → MFPINGQQTISFCGQQQNFPINGQQTISFCGQQQNFPTNVQQTISFSGQQQNFPTISQQNFSFSGQQQNFPTNGRQNFSFCGQQQNFPTNDQQTFSFSGQQQNTNYQHQQSIEFINPQGLGRPPPPAICYGIAPLVQQYTTCSYQPLRPQQNIDIFLKHNNVYGSPSPPPGFVAQQNSRYSNQLQEPLNRVKLIDHPPRYQNGPPPPPPFAAPQPVSLPPITSVLPKNTGCNDTHRQQQDDVSNVVKLPSIWTSNDDYYSDNDYHEQNHSDDGFSSNDDHDEDYYGHSSRLQTPRRHLIRSVGEINDEEDYNRPESRDIIPWLRIARNPISNDYHEQNHSDYELTSDYDHDKQYYFRQDTPQPYTPPQRGRKTNNRAESRQTIPGLRVDRDPISNNQLETQQPMLSKRRVKNPVSNMHSDAKQTHSPQQKVQSLIINPVRDLPPLTSKVHDSIFRKKLLRINHIGIWRFGENDFFTSVSKTWNVAQCIKHVKDSLRLRCDVDLWVKNQCTFLEKGKSISNYGGLTKLFVVQRPKKRDPGARYKSQEPDVTDPFWEGDCVSMSCGHAVVPENLFNYYWNAIKSGNIEVKCPYVPDGNSKCCEGIWEFKEVSVLACLSADERLLFLSVLFTNWLEKNKSAYLCPQCDEAIIATCQNYFMCYFCGQRGDNNTFCRRCLQLVNPPWMMCKNSECQKSLNQTKSLLTTCQERIIVNVRGCPVVRACPKCQCIIEFDDSDLCKHMTCPNRTCRTRFCFICLSIQNNTGHWPCGSAFAPCTPAPRQKVNIHLPH
- the LOC138305484 gene encoding uncharacterized protein isoform X9 gives rise to the protein MFPINGQQTISFCGQQQNFPINGQQTISFCGQQQNQNFSFCGQQQNFPTNVQQTISFSGQQQNFPTISQQNFSFCGQQQNFTTNGQQNFSFCGQQQNFPTNVQQTISFSGQQQNFTTNGQQNFSFCGQQQNFPTNVQQTISFSGQQQNFPTISQQNFSFSGQQQNFPTNGRQNFSFCGQQQNTHRQQQDDVSNVVKLPSIWTSNDDYYSDNDYHEQNHSDDGFSSNDDHDEDYYGHSSRLQTPRRHLIRSVGEINDEEDYNRPESRDIIPWLRIARNPISNDYHEQNHSDYELTSDYDHDKQYYFRQDTPQPYTPPQRGRKTNNRAESRQTIPGLRVDRDPISNNQLETQQPMLSKRRVKNPVSNMHSDAKQTHSPQQKVQSLIINPVRDLPPLTSKVHDSIFRKKLLRINHIGIWRFGENDFFTSVSKTWNVAQCIKHVKDSLRLRCDVDLWVKNQCTFLEKGKSISNYGGLTKLFVVQRPKKRDPGARYKSQEPDVTDPFWEGDCVSMSCGHAVVPENLFNYYWNAIKSGNIEVKCPYVPDGNSKCCEGIWEFKEVSVLACLSADERLLFLSVLFTNWLEKNKSAYLCPQCDEAIIATCQNYFMCYFCGQRGDNNTFCRRCLQLVNPPWMMCKNSECQKSLNQTKSLLTTCQERIIVNVRGCPVVRACPKCQCIIEFDDSDLCKHMTCPNRTCRTRFCFICLSIQNNTGHWPCGSAFAPCTPAPRQKVNIHLPH
- the LOC138305484 gene encoding uncharacterized protein isoform X10 encodes the protein MFPINGQQTISFCGQQQNFPINGQQTISFCGQQQNQNFSFCGQQQNFPTNVQQTISFSGQQQNFPTISQQNFSFCGQQQNFTTNGQQNFSFCGQQQNFPTNVQQTISFSGQQQNFTTNGQQNFSFCGQQQNFPTNVQQTISFSGQQQNFPTNGRQNFSFCGQQQNTHRQQQDDVSNVVKLPSIWTSNDDYYSDNDYHEQNHSDDGFSSNDDHDEDYYGHSSRLQTPRRHLIRSVGEINDEEDYNRPESRDIIPWLRIARNPISNDYHEQNHSDYELTSDYDHDKQYYFRQDTPQPYTPPQRGRKTNNRAESRQTIPGLRVDRDPISNNQLETQQPMLSKRRVKNPVSNMHSDAKQTHSPQQKVQSLIINPVRDLPPLTSKVHDSIFRKKLLRINHIGIWRFGENDFFTSVSKTWNVAQCIKHVKDSLRLRCDVDLWVKNQCTFLEKGKSISNYGGLTKLFVVQRPKKRDPGARYKSQEPDVTDPFWEGDCVSMSCGHAVVPENLFNYYWNAIKSGNIEVKCPYVPDGNSKCCEGIWEFKEVSVLACLSADERLLFLSVLFTNWLEKNKSAYLCPQCDEAIIATCQNYFMCYFCGQRGDNNTFCRRCLQLVNPPWMMCKNSECQKSLNQTKSLLTTCQERIIVNVRGCPVVRACPKCQCIIEFDDSDLCKHMTCPNRTCRTRFCFICLSIQNNTGHWPCGSAFAPCTPAPRQKVNIHLPH